Below is a genomic region from Spartobacteria bacterium.
AATCACAGGAACCGGATATTGGATCATTGCAACCAACAGGGCTTCTTCCCATGCACTTACACTACCTGTACTGCCCATTACTTTCTCCTTAATTTAGCTATTTGCAACTTACTACAATCGAATGACACACCGTGTGTATTCGTCTGTAACGACGGGAAAGCAATAAGCTTACAGCGTGCCAGTTTTTTTATTTATTACGTAAACAATTGTATTACATAACATTAAATATATCGTGCTGTACACAGTCACTGCCACTCCGCTGCTAGTATGGATACAAACATGTTGCAGGAATCACTGCTTAATACATATTTGAATCAACAAAACACACAAATGCATACATCCCCTTCTCCTCAACAGGGATGCTTTCGGAGAGAAACGCAAAGCCGGAACACGAAAAGTCAAGGGTGGCTGGCTGGGGTCATTTACCATAAAGGATCTAGTCGAATGGTAAGTGAATCGGTGTGATGCAGCCGTTTACAAAATGATGCATCACTGATACTGTGACTCTTGTTCTTCACAACCCCAAAAAACGAGGAGTAGTCATGTCAGATGTAAAATATCATATTCGACTCAATCACAGTATGCTGGCCGGCGCGGAGCATGTCATTCTTCCCGGTGATCCGGGACGGGTTGAAAAGGTGGCAAAAAACTTAGATCCCGATGCTGTATTTCTCGCTGCGAATCGCGAGTACACGTCCTGGCTGGCCACTGTTCAGAGTAAGAAAATTCTGGTCTGTTCCACAGGAATCGGCGGGCCTTCTTTGTCTATTTGCGTCGAAGAGCTGGCGGCACTGGGACTGAAGTATTATTTCCGTATAGGAACAACAGGAGTAATCCAGCCAGATATCAGCCTGCCCTGCTTGATTATTACTACGGGGGCTGTACGATTAGATGGTGCATCGACGCATTATGCACCCATTGAATATCCGGCCGTTGCTGATTTTGATTTAACCACCTGCCTCGTTCAGGCAGCCAAGAAATGCAACATTGATCATCATATAGGAATTACGGCTTCTTCGGATACCTTTTATCCCGGGCAGGAGCGGTATGATACGTTTACAGGCTATGTACCCCGCCGTTTTCAGGGAACATTGGAAGAATGGCAAAAGCTGCACGTATTGAATTATGAAATGGAATCCGCATCCTTATTGACCATCATCAACACATTCGGTTTGAAAGCGGCCATGATTGCGTCGGCGATTGTTTCCCGCGTTTCTGCTGAAACTCCGGATGACGCGGTATTGGCACAGGCTGAAGATAATTTATCGATCGTCATTAAGGCTGCTATAGAAGAGCATCTGAATACTTTATAGCGGCGTTATTATTTAACTCGTTGATTCTCTGATTTCCTGATTTCGATTTGATTGATGATTAAGTGACAGTCACATAATAATTTTATTGTTGACGTGATATCTTCTATTTGTATATTTTGACCCCATGAGAAGAAAAAGAATAAAGCGCGAGCAGTTATCGTATTATCATTGCATGACGAGAGTCGTGGGGCGACAGATGTTGCTGGGAAATGTGGAAAAGAGGCATATGCAGCAGTTGATTCGCAAGGTTGAGGGGTTTACCGGAGTTCGTGTTTTGACATATGCATTGATGACGAATCATATTCATTTATTGCTGGAGGAACCTGATCGTTGTACGGAGGTGTCGGATGAAGAGTTGTTGTTGCGCATGAGATCTTTGTATTCAGACGAAGAGATGGAGGAGATCGAAGCGCGTTGGAGGGAATGGGGTGCTCAAGGAAATATTGAGGCGGTGGATTATGATAAATATCTTTACAGGAGGAGGATGCATGATATTAGCGAGTTTATGAAGACGTTGAAGCATCGGTTTTCAT
It encodes:
- a CDS encoding uridine phosphorylase is translated as MSDVKYHIRLNHSMLAGAEHVILPGDPGRVEKVAKNLDPDAVFLAANREYTSWLATVQSKKILVCSTGIGGPSLSICVEELAALGLKYYFRIGTTGVIQPDISLPCLIITTGAVRLDGASTHYAPIEYPAVADFDLTTCLVQAAKKCNIDHHIGITASSDTFYPGQERYDTFTGYVPRRFQGTLEEWQKLHVLNYEMESASLLTIINTFGLKAAMIASAIVSRVSAETPDDAVLAQAEDNLSIVIKAAIEEHLNTL